The Aliiroseovarius pelagivivens genome contains a region encoding:
- a CDS encoding LysR family transcriptional regulator, with protein MAYMESLRVFCRVVELGSITSGGRDLRLTPAVASKRIKELEKHLGVRLFNRTTRSLTPTEVGQQFYTEALRILETVDEAESIVARFSDAPRGTVRVTAPMAAGRRIIAPLVPEFVDQNPNIDVRMRMSDRKVDILADGLDVAFFVGTPHDSSLKLRKIADCERVLCAAPEYLAQAGTPEHPDDLLQGHNCLLLRYPRSPEYYWTLNTEAGYRKFEVSGKYDADDSDVLLNWALDARGIVNKPLFEVAEHLQLGRLVEILPDARPMPSMFGCLYPHKKLQDPKIRLLVDFVARRGLETLKASSTLTT; from the coding sequence ATGGCCTATATGGAAAGCTTGCGAGTCTTTTGCCGCGTGGTCGAGCTTGGCAGCATCACGTCTGGCGGACGCGACCTGCGTCTAACGCCTGCTGTGGCAAGCAAACGGATCAAGGAACTTGAGAAGCATCTGGGGGTTCGGCTGTTCAATCGTACGACTCGGTCGCTGACCCCCACAGAGGTGGGACAGCAGTTCTACACTGAGGCGTTGCGCATTCTGGAAACGGTGGACGAGGCCGAAAGCATCGTTGCGCGCTTCTCGGACGCGCCACGCGGCACGGTTCGGGTGACGGCCCCGATGGCCGCCGGGCGGCGGATCATTGCCCCCTTGGTGCCCGAGTTTGTGGACCAGAACCCGAACATCGACGTGCGGATGCGGATGTCTGACCGCAAGGTCGACATTCTTGCAGACGGACTGGACGTGGCCTTCTTTGTCGGAACCCCGCATGACAGCAGCCTGAAACTGCGCAAGATTGCCGATTGCGAACGTGTGCTTTGCGCGGCCCCTGAATACCTCGCACAGGCCGGCACACCCGAGCACCCTGACGACCTGCTTCAAGGCCATAACTGCCTCTTGCTGCGGTATCCCCGGTCACCCGAATACTATTGGACGCTCAACACCGAGGCCGGGTATCGCAAGTTCGAGGTGTCTGGAAAATACGACGCGGATGACAGCGATGTTCTGTTGAACTGGGCGCTGGACGCGCGCGGGATCGTCAACAAACCGCTCTTTGAGGTGGCGGAACATCTTCAATTGGGACGGTTGGTGGAAATCCTGCCCGATGCCCGGCCTATGCCGTCGATGTTCGGATGCCTTTACCCTCACAAGAAACTGCAGGACCCAAAGATCCGCCTTTTGGTGGACTTCGTTGCGCGCCGTGGGTTGGAGACGCTCAAGGCAAGCAGCACTCTGACAACGTAA
- the bhcD gene encoding iminosuccinate reductase BhcD, producing MYIVPEREIAGLMTREAAFSAVEQVFAAMASGDAYNFPVIREAIGHEDALYGFKGGFDQAGLTLGLKAGGYWPNNLEKRGIINHQSTVFLFDPDTGKAKAMVGGNLLTALRTAAASSVSIKHLAREDAKVIGMIGAGHQATFQLRAALEQRSFEKVIGWNLHPEMLPNLAKVAAEAGLPFEAVELDGMTEADMIISITSSFDAILGAGQVSPGTHVACMGTDTKGKQEVDPQLLVKADVFTDEVAQSITIGEAQHAVGQGLIQESDVAQIGAVINGTHQGRTSDDQITLFDGTGVGLQDLAVAASVVDLAIEKGIAIEVDF from the coding sequence ATGTATATCGTTCCTGAACGGGAGATTGCGGGCCTCATGACCCGCGAGGCCGCCTTCAGCGCGGTGGAACAAGTATTTGCGGCGATGGCGTCAGGGGATGCCTATAATTTCCCGGTGATCCGCGAGGCGATCGGCCACGAAGATGCGCTTTATGGCTTCAAAGGTGGGTTTGATCAGGCCGGGCTGACCTTGGGGCTGAAGGCTGGGGGCTATTGGCCCAACAATCTGGAAAAGCGCGGGATCATCAATCACCAGTCAACCGTATTCCTGTTTGACCCGGACACCGGCAAGGCCAAGGCGATGGTGGGGGGGAACCTGTTGACTGCCCTGCGTACCGCCGCTGCGTCGTCCGTGTCGATCAAGCATCTTGCACGTGAGGATGCGAAGGTGATCGGCATGATTGGTGCGGGCCATCAGGCGACGTTCCAGCTTCGCGCCGCACTTGAGCAGCGATCATTTGAGAAGGTGATTGGCTGGAACCTGCATCCCGAGATGCTGCCCAACCTTGCGAAGGTTGCCGCCGAAGCTGGACTGCCCTTTGAGGCAGTCGAACTGGATGGCATGACCGAGGCAGACATGATCATCTCGATCACCTCGTCATTCGACGCGATCCTTGGTGCAGGCCAAGTCAGCCCCGGCACGCATGTCGCCTGCATGGGCACCGACACCAAAGGCAAGCAAGAGGTCGATCCTCAGCTTCTGGTCAAGGCGGATGTTTTCACCGACGAAGTTGCGCAGTCCATCACCATCGGCGAAGCGCAGCACGCTGTAGGGCAAGGGCTGATCCAGGAAAGTGACGTGGCGCAGATCGGCGCGGTGATCAACGGCACTCATCAAGGGCGGACATCTGACGATCAGATCACGCTCTTTGACGGAACCGGCGTCGGGCTTCAGGACCTTGCCGTGGCTGCGTCGGTCGTGGATCTTGCGATCGAGAAAGGCATCGCCATCGAAGTCGATTTCTGA
- the bhcC gene encoding 3-hydroxy-D-aspartate aldolase BhcC translates to MNAVTNFENLVVGFDVPALPGMDEADIQTPALVLDLDALERNIKKMGDYAKAHGMRHRVHGKMHKSVDVAKLQEDLGGAVGVCCQKVSEAEVFVRGGIKDVLVSNQVRDPLKIDRLAQLPKLGSRIIVCVDDLANVADLSAAAQKHGTELETFIEIDCGAGRCGVNSTADVIEIAKAINAADNLKFSGIQAYQGAMQHLDTYEARKEKLDVAIGMVKAAVDGLKAEGIACELVSGGGTGSYYFESNSGVYNELQCGSYAFMDADYGRILDKDGKRIDQGEWENAFFILTSVMSHTKADKAIVDAGLKAQSIDSGLPVVFGRDDVEYIKCSDEHGVVSDPDGALKVNDKLRLVPGHCDPTANVHDWYVGVRNGKVETLWPVSARGKAF, encoded by the coding sequence ATGAACGCTGTGACCAATTTTGAAAACCTCGTCGTTGGCTTTGACGTTCCGGCCCTGCCGGGCATGGACGAGGCAGACATCCAGACCCCAGCGCTTGTGCTGGATCTGGACGCGCTAGAGCGCAATATCAAGAAGATGGGCGACTATGCCAAGGCGCATGGGATGCGTCACCGGGTGCATGGGAAAATGCACAAGTCCGTGGATGTGGCGAAGCTGCAGGAAGATCTAGGCGGCGCGGTCGGCGTCTGCTGCCAGAAAGTGTCCGAGGCCGAGGTGTTCGTGCGTGGCGGGATCAAAGACGTGCTGGTGTCGAACCAAGTGCGTGACCCGCTGAAAATCGACCGTCTGGCGCAGCTGCCGAAACTGGGCAGCCGGATCATCGTCTGTGTCGATGATTTGGCCAACGTGGCCGACCTGTCGGCGGCCGCGCAGAAACACGGCACCGAGCTGGAAACCTTCATCGAGATCGACTGCGGGGCAGGGCGCTGCGGGGTGAATTCGACCGCGGATGTGATCGAGATCGCCAAGGCAATCAATGCCGCTGACAACCTGAAATTCTCGGGCATCCAGGCCTATCAGGGCGCGATGCAGCACCTTGACACCTATGAGGCGCGCAAGGAAAAGCTGGATGTCGCCATCGGCATGGTGAAGGCCGCCGTTGACGGATTAAAAGCCGAAGGTATCGCGTGCGAGCTTGTCTCGGGCGGGGGCACCGGATCCTATTACTTCGAGTCGAACTCGGGCGTGTATAACGAGCTGCAGTGCGGGTCTTATGCGTTCATGGATGCCGACTATGGCCGTATCCTCGACAAGGACGGCAAGCGGATCGACCAAGGCGAATGGGAGAATGCGTTTTTCATCCTGACCTCGGTGATGAGCCATACCAAGGCCGACAAGGCCATCGTTGACGCGGGCCTGAAGGCGCAGTCAATCGACAGCGGTCTGCCCGTGGTCTTTGGGCGTGATGATGTCGAATACATCAAATGCTCGGACGAACATGGCGTGGTCTCTGATCCGGACGGTGCCTTGAAGGTCAATGACAAGCTGCGCCTTGTACCGGGCCACTGTGATCCGACCGCCAACGTGCATGATTGGTATGTCGGGGTGCGGAACGGCAAAGTGGAAACCCTCTGGCCGGTCTCGGCCCGCGGCAAAGCGTTTTAA
- the bhcB gene encoding beta-hydroxyaspartate dehydratase BhcB produces the protein MKDTPMYIPTFEDMLEAHARIQPYIRRTPVRTSDYLNELTGAELFFKCENFQEPGAFKVRGASNAVFGLDEEQAAKGVATHSSGNHASCLSYAAMKRGIPCNVVMPRTAPQAKKDTVRRYGGKITECEPSTSSREETFARVQAETGGDFVHPYNDHRVIAGQGTCAREFIEQTDGLDAVVAPIGGGGMISGTCLTLSTLAPDTQVIAAEPEQADDAYRSFKAGYIIADDAPKTIADGLLVPLKDLTWHFVSNHVSEIYTASDPEIIDAMKLIWKHLRVVMEPSSAVPLATILKNPDAFKGKRVGLIITGGNVDLDRLPWTL, from the coding sequence ATGAAGGATACGCCGATGTATATCCCCACCTTTGAAGACATGCTGGAGGCGCATGCGCGCATCCAGCCTTACATCCGCCGCACACCGGTTCGGACGTCGGATTACCTGAACGAGCTGACCGGGGCCGAGCTGTTTTTCAAATGTGAGAACTTTCAAGAGCCGGGGGCTTTCAAGGTACGCGGTGCCTCGAACGCGGTGTTCGGGCTGGACGAGGAACAGGCGGCCAAGGGCGTGGCCACCCATTCGTCGGGCAACCATGCCTCGTGCCTGTCATATGCGGCCATGAAGCGGGGCATTCCCTGCAACGTGGTCATGCCGCGCACCGCGCCGCAGGCCAAGAAAGACACGGTGCGTCGATACGGGGGCAAGATCACGGAATGCGAACCGTCCACGTCTTCGCGGGAAGAAACCTTTGCCCGTGTGCAAGCTGAAACCGGCGGTGATTTCGTGCACCCCTATAACGATCATCGCGTGATCGCCGGGCAGGGGACCTGTGCACGCGAGTTCATCGAACAAACCGATGGTCTGGACGCCGTTGTCGCGCCGATCGGGGGGGGAGGCATGATCTCGGGCACCTGTCTGACGCTGTCGACGCTTGCCCCGGATACGCAAGTGATCGCAGCCGAGCCCGAGCAGGCCGACGACGCCTACCGCAGCTTCAAGGCAGGGTACATCATTGCAGATGACGCGCCCAAGACCATCGCGGATGGGCTGCTGGTGCCGCTGAAGGATCTGACCTGGCACTTTGTGTCGAACCACGTAAGCGAGATCTACACCGCCTCGGATCCCGAAATCATCGACGCGATGAAACTGATCTGGAAGCACCTGCGGGTGGTCATGGAACCCTCGAGCGCGGTGCCGCTTGCTACCATCCTGAAAAATCCCGACGCGTTTAAGGGCAAGCGCGTGGGCCTCATCATTACCGGCGGCAATGTCGATCTCGACCGCCTGCCGTGGACCCTGTGA
- the bhcA gene encoding L-aspartate--glyoxylate aminotransferase BhcA, with translation MSFQNPVFIPGPTNIPESLRKASDMPTIDHRSPLFGQILHPAREGVKKILKSNTAEVFIFPSSGTGGWETALTNTLSAGDKILAARNGMFSHRWIDMCQRHGLGVTIVETPWGEGIPADRYEEILTADKGHEIKAVLATHNETATGVKSDIAAVRRALDAAGHPALLFVDGVSSIASMDFRFDEWGVDVAVTGSQKGFMLPAGLAIVGFSPKAMEATKIGTLPRTFFDVHDMAKGYANNAYPYTPAVGLMNGLNEPCKMLLDEGLEKVFVRHNRIAEGVRAAVGAWGLELCAASPDVYSDTVSAIRTPAHFNATDIVTLAAEKYGVAFGVGLGEVAGKVFRIGHLGSMTDVMALSGIATAEMCMVDLGLDITLGLGVATAQEYYRGSAAMTQQEAAE, from the coding sequence ATGAGTTTTCAGAATCCCGTTTTCATTCCGGGCCCGACCAACATCCCTGAAAGTCTGCGCAAGGCATCTGATATGCCGACGATTGACCATCGCTCGCCGCTTTTCGGCCAGATCCTGCATCCGGCCCGCGAGGGCGTGAAGAAGATCCTGAAGAGCAACACCGCCGAAGTCTTCATCTTCCCATCGAGCGGCACGGGCGGCTGGGAAACAGCCCTGACCAACACCCTGTCTGCCGGCGACAAAATCCTTGCCGCGCGCAACGGCATGTTCTCGCATCGTTGGATCGACATGTGCCAGCGCCACGGCTTGGGTGTCACCATCGTGGAAACCCCGTGGGGCGAAGGCATTCCCGCAGATCGCTATGAAGAGATCCTGACCGCGGACAAAGGTCACGAGATCAAGGCGGTCTTGGCCACGCACAACGAAACCGCCACCGGCGTTAAATCGGACATCGCCGCGGTGCGCCGTGCGCTGGATGCGGCCGGTCACCCCGCGCTTTTGTTCGTCGATGGCGTAAGCTCGATCGCGTCGATGGATTTCCGCTTTGACGAATGGGGCGTTGATGTTGCTGTGACCGGGTCTCAGAAAGGGTTCATGCTGCCCGCCGGTCTGGCCATCGTTGGCTTCAGCCCCAAGGCGATGGAGGCGACCAAGATAGGCACGCTGCCGCGCACGTTCTTCGATGTGCACGACATGGCGAAGGGCTATGCCAACAACGCCTATCCCTACACACCCGCTGTTGGGTTGATGAATGGCCTGAACGAGCCCTGCAAAATGCTGCTGGATGAGGGGCTAGAGAAGGTCTTTGTCCGCCACAACCGCATTGCGGAAGGTGTACGCGCCGCCGTGGGGGCGTGGGGGCTAGAGCTCTGTGCCGCGTCCCCGGATGTCTATTCCGACACGGTCAGTGCAATCCGCACGCCTGCGCATTTCAACGCCACCGACATCGTGACCCTTGCGGCCGAAAAATACGGCGTCGCCTTTGGTGTTGGGTTGGGCGAGGTCGCGGGCAAGGTGTTCCGTATTGGACACCTGGGCAGCATGACCGACGTCATGGCCCTGTCGGGCATCGCGACGGCTGAGATGTGCATGGTCGATCTTGGCCTAGACATCACGCTGGGCCTCGGAGTTGCGACGGCGCAGGAATACTATCGCGGAAGCGCCGCCATGACCCAGCAAGAGGCTGCGGAATGA
- the bhcR gene encoding HTH-type transcriptional regulator BhcR yields the protein MEFQKDGTSPTRKARGRPRDWHDKTAQNTIKSLDRAMEVFEHLSEAQGKPLSVIAEEMGQSPATVYRVLVTLETRGLVEFDNVEQVWFIGARAFVIGARFLRRTSLVDRARPILRKLMEATGETANLGIEKEGEVLFLSQVETHANIRAFFPPGSLSPMHSSGIGKAVLAYMDDDRLNRVLETSAFEAFTEHTITTAEDLRDDLKHIRARGFSIDNEEKNAGMRCIAAPVFDMNGEVAAGISVSGPISRVGHDETDRLSRAVIDASRHLTQAIGGIAPRPS from the coding sequence ATGGAATTTCAAAAAGACGGCACATCCCCCACCCGCAAGGCCCGGGGGCGCCCCCGCGACTGGCACGACAAGACCGCTCAGAACACGATCAAATCGCTTGATCGCGCGATGGAGGTTTTCGAACACCTAAGCGAAGCGCAGGGTAAGCCCTTGTCCGTGATCGCCGAGGAGATGGGGCAATCGCCAGCAACCGTTTATAGGGTCCTGGTGACGCTTGAAACGCGTGGGCTGGTTGAGTTCGATAACGTCGAGCAAGTCTGGTTTATCGGCGCACGTGCTTTCGTCATCGGTGCACGTTTCCTGCGGCGCACCAGCCTTGTCGACCGGGCCCGTCCAATTCTACGCAAACTGATGGAAGCCACCGGCGAGACTGCGAACCTTGGCATCGAGAAAGAAGGGGAAGTGCTGTTCCTGAGTCAGGTCGAGACACATGCCAACATCCGTGCCTTCTTCCCCCCCGGCTCGTTGTCACCGATGCATTCTTCTGGAATTGGCAAGGCCGTGTTGGCGTATATGGACGACGACCGGCTAAACCGGGTTCTCGAAACTTCGGCATTCGAAGCCTTCACCGAGCACACGATCACGACAGCGGAAGACCTTCGGGACGATCTGAAGCACATACGCGCCCGGGGGTTTTCAATCGACAATGAAGAGAAGAACGCCGGGATGCGGTGCATCGCGGCGCCAGTGTTTGACATGAATGGCGAGGTCGCCGCCGGGATTTCGGTATCCGGCCCCATTAGCCGCGTTGGACATGACGAGACAGATCGGCTAAGCCGGGCAGTCATTGACGCGTCACGACACCTCACCCAAGCCATCGGCGGGATCGCCCCCCGGCCGTCCTGA
- a CDS encoding bifunctional allantoicase/(S)-ureidoglycine aminohydrolase: protein MSTQYYAPHGGLPAQTQLLTDRAVFTDAYAVIPKGVMQDIVTSFLPFWTGTRLWVLSRPLSGFAETFSQYIMEVQPGGGSDRPEDDPEAQAVLFVVEGTATLEVAGSIHELTPGGYAYLPPSENWTLHNNSDEVLRFHWIRKAYQRVEGLDAPDVLILNENDIAPTPMPDTDGKWATTRFVDPADLRHDMHVTVVTFEPGGIIPFLETHVMEHGLYVLEGKAAYRLNQDWVEVEAGDFMWLRAFCPQACYAGGPGRFRYLLYKDVNRHMPLRLGGGR from the coding sequence ATGAGCACACAATATTATGCGCCGCACGGGGGACTTCCCGCCCAGACCCAGCTTTTGACCGACCGGGCCGTATTTACGGATGCGTATGCCGTGATCCCGAAGGGGGTTATGCAGGATATTGTGACCAGCTTCTTGCCTTTCTGGACCGGAACACGGCTTTGGGTTTTGTCCCGCCCGCTGAGTGGATTTGCCGAGACATTCTCGCAGTACATTATGGAGGTTCAGCCGGGTGGTGGGTCCGATCGACCCGAGGACGATCCCGAGGCGCAAGCCGTGTTGTTCGTGGTCGAGGGCACGGCGACGTTGGAAGTTGCAGGCAGCATCCATGAGCTGACGCCCGGCGGTTATGCGTATCTGCCGCCCTCTGAAAACTGGACGTTGCACAACAACAGCGACGAAGTGCTTCGGTTCCATTGGATCCGCAAGGCCTATCAGCGGGTCGAGGGATTGGATGCACCGGATGTTCTGATCCTGAACGAAAACGACATCGCACCCACGCCGATGCCTGACACGGATGGCAAATGGGCCACGACGCGGTTTGTGGATCCTGCTGACCTTCGGCACGATATGCATGTGACGGTCGTGACCTTTGAGCCGGGCGGAATCATCCCGTTCCTAGAAACCCATGTCATGGAGCACGGACTATACGTGTTGGAAGGCAAGGCAGCCTATCGCTTGAATCAGGATTGGGTCGAGGTCGAGGCCGGTGATTTCATGTGGCTGCGGGCGTTCTGTCCGCAGGCCTGTTACGCAGGTGGACCGGGACGTTTCCGGTACCTTCTGTACAAGGATGTGAACCGCCACATGCCGTTGCGGCTTGGTGGCGGCCGTTAA